CTTGAATGGCTTGCAGACTGTTGACGAGTTGGGTAAACCAGTCGGCGTCTGGTGTGTCAGCGGCAGCACGCCAGTGAACTAAGGTGTCTGCTGTCGTGGTCAACTGCTGTTTAATCGTGGACATTTTTGCAGTTAGTGCTGGGGAATCAATGCCACCAGCAAAGATACTGTCCAAATCCCACGTTTTGGAATAGTGCATAAAAAGAAGCCTCCTCAATCTGGTCTAGTTATCTTTAATTATAACGGTTATTATGAAGTAGTGGCGAAATTTTCCCGCTCAAAACAGATTTTTGTCTCATCAAGGAGTGAATTTTAATGAAGAAATGGTGGATCACACTGGGGGTACTCGTTGTTCTGGTAGCGGGAGCTGTGATTGGTGCTGGCAGTTATTTTTACCACGTGGCAATTGCCCGTGGTGATAAGTCATTTGTTACGCAGAGTACAAAGCTATCGAAAAAAAGTTCGGTTTATCACCAAAAGTATTGGTATTTACATGCGCGTAAGCAAACTTGGACTATTGAGTCATCGGATCATTTACGGTTGGTTGCTTGGTATATTCCAGTTAAAAATTCTAAGAGGACTGTTGTTTTGGCACACGGATTTGCTGGGAATAAGGGTTTGATGGGTGCGTGGGCGGGGATGTATCATGAACTCGGCTACAACGTGCTGGTTCCTGATTCCCGAGCAAGTGGTGCGAGCCAGGGAAAAGCGGTCGGCTACGGCTGGCTGGAGCGCCGCGACGACTTGCAGTGGGCCAAAACCGTCGTACATAAAACGGCCACAACTCAAATCGTGATGAGCGGTATCAGTATGGGTGCAGCCGGGATGACGATGGCCAGTGGTGAACGGCAGTTGCCACAGATCAAAGCGTACGTCGTCGATAGTCCGTTTACGAGTGCTGATGCGATTATTAGTTATCAAGCGGGGCAACTCTATCATTTACCCGCGTTTCCGTTAGTCAACGTAACCAGTCTCATTACTAAATTACGTGCTGGTTATAGCTTCAAAGAGGCGGATGCAGTCGCTCAGATTCGTAAAAACCACTTGCCTATCATGATTATCAGCGGCACCCGGGATGATTTTGTCCCGACTAGCATGGGCAAGACGCTGTACCGCAATGCTCACCAACCCAAGTCTTTATGGTTGGTGAAGGGAGCCGGCCACACCACGGCCATTACTCAGAATTACCAACGTTACAAGCGTCACGTCGCCGCATTCTTGGAACAATACGTGCAGTAATGTTAGCTTGCTTGAATTAGCACTGATTTGTCATGAATCGTGATATTAGGATGCTAACTTTCAAGGACAAAAGCAGCCAGCTATGGACCACTGGAAGAAGTGCGAGTTAGCGTAACCTTGCTTAGTTAGTTCGTCCTACGCCGACTTCCAGGCATTTCTGCCAATTGCCGGAACGTGGCGGGCACAGATTTGAGC
This Lactiplantibacillus plantarum DNA region includes the following protein-coding sequences:
- a CDS encoding alpha/beta hydrolase, coding for MKKWWITLGVLVVLVAGAVIGAGSYFYHVAIARGDKSFVTQSTKLSKKSSVYHQKYWYLHARKQTWTIESSDHLRLVAWYIPVKNSKRTVVLAHGFAGNKGLMGAWAGMYHELGYNVLVPDSRASGASQGKAVGYGWLERRDDLQWAKTVVHKTATTQIVMSGISMGAAGMTMASGERQLPQIKAYVVDSPFTSADAIISYQAGQLYHLPAFPLVNVTSLITKLRAGYSFKEADAVAQIRKNHLPIMIISGTRDDFVPTSMGKTLYRNAHQPKSLWLVKGAGHTTAITQNYQRYKRHVAAFLEQYVQ